ACTCAGATGCTATGGCAAAGTAGAACAGCAATCAATAATAGGAAAAGGTAAGCATACCCCAATATGCCTTGCACACATATTTTCAGTTGGCAAATTCAACTCCAAAGGCTCAACCTTTATCATGGTTCCTCTCTCGCCTACCGTCTCTGAAGAACTTTTACTATCAGAATAATCTGCTATCTCACCCTACAAAacagaaatcaaagaaaattaacaCACAAATATATTCTCACTTAACTCATTATGCAACCCAATGGCTAGCAATCATAACAAAATTACCATCTTAAGATGAGAACAACAGCGGCGAAGGCGAAGAGAAGTAGCTCGTAGACTACCAACATAAATTGAGGCGTTCTCCTAATCACTGCAACCAAACGGAAgcgaaattgtttttaaaaaaggcGTTTCacacaaaacaaaaaagtaatCCAAATTTTCcgttttcctttctttttcctcatttttctcGGCGACCAAACGGCATTTTTACCCCTCACTGTCTCGCGAGGCCAGATGAACcaaaattaaaccaaaacaCAACCAGAACATAGAAatcaaagcaaaaaaacaacaaagaaaaactGCATCGGATCAGCATTGTCGACATGCATGCACGAATTGAACCACACAAAaactgacaaaaaaaaaacaatcaatcaTCGCACGAAGACGACGACGCTTTCGAACTTATCTACGATGTGTGGCTAACAAAGAGCATCAACAAGATGAACAAGGCCGTGCATGCGGTGCTCAGCGGCGTACCTGATCGGAGATCTCCCCGAAAGAGTGCGGGGAATTCACTTGCAGAGCGGCCGCGCGTAGTGTACACGGCGGCCTCGCCAAAGGCTCCACAGACCCAAATGAAAgctttatacatatatatatatatagtatatacACACACAAGCGAATTGGGTTAGAGTCCAAACGTGGAAAATGGGCTCGGTTAGGAGTGTCACGGGTTCAGCATTTCCCGGGCCCTCGTCTCAGGGTGCCACTGTACGCTACTAATAAACCAGGTGGCTTGTGGTCCGTCAAATGGTCAGCAAGTGATTTTGGACCGTTCGATTTTATTTTGGTCTGCTAGGTGCATGGATCACGCGTGTCGAGATTTGCAAGTTCCGGTGGTGACGACTGTACATGATAATTTTGGCTGTTAGTGGGTTGATTGTACAAACGCACTATCTGAATTTGGTATggttctttcaaaattttttaagctCCGTTTGCATCGAGTTTGTCGGGTCTTATCATAAGCTTATATTTGTTTAGGTtgaataagaattatttttctctaaGTAGACATATTATTTcacatttaataaattttttagaatatgaatattggttttttttcaaAGTCCAAAAATTATGCCTTgtgaaataaaacttttatatatcaatatcatttcttttaaatatggagtttaattaaacttttattcaaattcaatataaaactTTCATGATATCAGTATTGTCTCAATCTGATaacttcaatttcaatttcaacttttaaataaagccaaaaataagatattatcctaaatataataataatttgaaaaaataatgataacgTGATACGATTTGACAATGAAGACCTCGTTAACACTAATAAGTCTAACATGTAAATTTTAGGCCAAAATTACTAACGAAATAagtttatcaaaattaaaaaccaaataaaatggttaggagagaaagagaaaaataatagtaaagaataaaagttaattttagttAGATccctttagtttttttaatttaaaatttcatcgaTTAATGCCCGAgaaatttattctatttataagattttatttattttgtgaataaattttattttttaaaggattaTTAAACTCACATTGTTAAACACatcttaaaatctttttaaaatatatatgaataaaaaaaattatataagatgctaattgacaaaatttgaaaccaattaTGTCTTAATGCATTTACAATGAATAGTGAGATATCTAAGAAATTGaccccaaataataaaaataaatatatttgcaTTAAATACAAAGGTGTCAATGAAATTAAcgtaaagaataaaaaagaaatataaatttgatttttaagaagTGTGTTTCAAGCATTTTGAAGGGGGGCTTACATGATCCCCACAAAGTATATAACCACCCAATGATCCATTCAGAAGAAACatacaaaaattgaaagattggAAAGTGGCACAATTCACAGACAAATCATGTGCTTTCTTGAATCTGTAGATCAAAAAGGGAACATgataaatggaaaatgaaagtttATACTCTGATTTCTCAATTAATTTCAGCCAACAAGACAGGTGCTCcccaaaagagaaaaagaaaagaaaagtaaaccCAAGATATTAGTATTTAGTGTGGATCAAAACAACTGCAGCAATCGAAGGAAACATGAAGGGGGAGCAATAAGatagggaaaaaagaaaaaggaaaaaaaaaaaggaacaacaGCAGCCACCCTAATAGTTTCAAATTACTGGCTGTAACAAAGGACTGAGTATATGAAACCCTCAGCTTGACAGTAGGACTTGATATGTGCCTTTGCGCCTATGCCGATATACTACCATGTAATAGTTGCTCCAACACAAAACAGCTCCCAGATGAGTATCAAATCAAAGGTAAAATGCCTGCTTCATTAACGTGGGGGCCCATTTTTACCAAAGAGGACACCCTTTTCAAGCTGCAATGTTCTAGGATCAAGTGGAATAGTCCCAAAGGTGAACAAACCAGGAGACTCAGCAAAACCATTAACTTTGACTGGCATTGAACCCACTGTGACAACATCAACTGATTCAGTGCCCACTACTGTACCGGCAGGAGTGGGAGGAGCAGCAGCCATTGTTGGTATTGATTCCACTTGCTTTGGGTTGATGGTGAGCGAACCAATTTTTAAGGTAGATACGGTATCATCCTTTGTTTCAGCTGTACTGCACTTTTCATTCATACTACTCCGATTTATGTCATCAGACTTTAGGGATACCTGATCAGTGGCAGTGGAAGTAGCCACAGGCTTCTCTAAACTTCTCACATCAGTCTGCTTGGTCATCTTCTCTTCACTTGGGGGCAGGTCAATCACAAAATTTAGCTTCCGAGGGGGGTCTAATGGAGGTACAAAGAATGGGCTTTCATAGCTTTTAATAAGCAGCCTGGTTTTCTCATCTTGCATGATCCTCTGTCGGTTTTCATAATACATAAAGTCATCAAGTAAAGATGTCTTCGTTGTgtgatttttgaatattttcaacATTTCCAGGCCTTGCTTAAATCTTATCTGCAGAAAAATTAGGATTTAAGAAACAAATAGCCACATGTAAGGTCATATTTCAAGAAAGCTGGTATAACTACAACAATACAAACCAAAACCAGTccctaaaacaattttttatcaCCTAGGCAAGCCTAACCCTGTCCAAATTAACATTCTTGTTCGTAAATGTGAAGCAATAGAAGTTGTAGATGTGATGAGGAGAGGCAAATTGCAGTAGGCATGCCATACAATTGATATGAAATAAGATGCTACAGGTGCAAGATAGACTACAATATTTAACTTCTGAAAAGAAATGCAAGCAACAATTTAAACAGAAAGGCTAAATGTACCTCTTGAGTGTCTCTACTATTAGTCACTGGCTTATTCTCATTGTTCTCTAGTATGATGTGCCTAAAGTTGgtatttggtacatcctttataatGTGCCACTTGACAGGGAAGCTTCCACTCCACTTATCTTGCTGCCAGAAGTCCATATCCTTATGGAAATCAACAGGGCCAATCATCTCTGCAACACCACAGAATTGGCCGCTTGCATTGACCTGTATGAAGAAATTTTCACATAAGCAGGGCCGTTGCTGAAATCATACAACCAAGAAGCACAAAATATAGAGCTGCAAAAATCAAATAAGTGTTATGGTCCATAGCCAACTAGGAGAGGAGAGAGGACAAAACTCACAGAGAAGAACAGAAAAATAGGACAGCCCCTCCGTTTCCCCAGAGCTATCCTCTGTGCATCTTCATAAGCATTTTCCAGCTTCTTGTTCCCATTGGGTGTAGATGACCACACATTATATTTAATGCTTTTGTGTACATCATCCTCACTGTATGATTTGATCACAAAGAACTTTGCATCCACATAGTCAACTGGGAAGTCATCCTTGTTGTACTGATCAGTATAGATAATGATGTTTCCTTGTGCATTAGTATCTCCTGCCTTAGTTGTGTAAGCTTTAACAGCCAACTGATTTTCCGATCTGTTGATTCTAGGGCCACGATTCTGTTCACTCAGCCCATCTTGGCTTCCATTTGCATCATTCTGAGCTCTGCCATAATTAAACTTTGGACGAAACTTATCCATGGGGGCTCGGAGTTGAGCATTAGATCCAAAGTCAGACATGCCATTACCAGAAGGGATAGCAAGTTTTAATTGGTTGTGATGAGGCAGAACCCTTCCATGTGGAACATTATCCATAGCCTGAATTGAGTCAGGCGTACTTCTACCCTGCACACACGTGATATGAATCAGAAATAGGAATACATGCCAACCAACCAGATACCGTCTTatatatttttgagaaatccaaCATGTACGCCCCAACTCAACCATTAGACACCTCTATGAAAACCATCTTTTTATATCTttatgaaaacataaaagaacACAATGAGTAGATGCTAGTGCTTTGGAGAAAACATCTTCAATAGTGCATTGGCTGCTCCATTGCAGGTGTACCTCAAGATAAAGGAAGAATATTCTTGCCTGAAGATAAATTGCTTAGTCATGAACACAATtactgaaaaataaatattttatttaatatgaacAACATAAACTTcaataatcataaaatcttATTCCACTTGTTGAAAAGGTCTAACAGTCTTTTTACAAACATCATCGCAAGGATAACAAAAATAGCATTGTAAATTAACAAATGGTACAATTCTCCAAAAATTTTctcaagcaaaaaaataaaagaacatgcTAAAAGTTAATCTTAATAATACCTGGAGGGCATGCGATGACGCTGGACCTGGAAAACTACCGGAAGTAACACTTCCATGTGTCACAGGCTGCTTACTTGATCCGGCAATAGCTCTTGGCACATCTGATACCCTGGTAAAGGAATGTGTTTGATTTGAAGCAGGTCTTTGAGAAGGCATGGTAAAGGCTGCAGATGCTGAAGAAAGATTATGTTTTCGACCTCGTCCATCAGGCCTATTAGCAGCAGCTAAACCAGTATCTAACAAGGGATCAGGTGAACTATTTGGAATGATATCTGGTCTAGATTGAACAACAATGGGGATATAAGCAGGTGAAGAGACGGGGTTTTGATAAGGAGGCATTGTGTAATATTGTTGCGTCCCAACAAATGGGGCATCAACTCCTATCATGGCACCAGGTATGTAAGGATTGTATGGGTTGTATGGTGACTGTGCATATCCATAGCTAGGTGTATAATATACATAAGGCAAACTATCAGTTTGCGCACCCTGAAGCAAGAAGAAGGTGGACATTACGAACAATCACAAATGATCAACTAAAAGAAACATCAAACTTGTATTTAAGAGAGTtagcaaatgaaaataaatgacaTATTTAACTTACCGAGTACTGGATATCTGGACCATCCAGACCAAAAATCCTATGGTGGTCATCCCATTCACCGGGTGATTCAAATCCTGAACAAGCCACAATCAATACAATGAGGGAACAATGGGACTCGAAAAAGCTCAGCATTATCTACACAGAAATGGAACTACCAGTTTACCTGTACAGTAATACCCATAGTTGGTGGCAGTAGGATAATACAAGTTCTGATCAACAACAAACTCTGGGGTTCCCTCGTTATACATAGCTTGAATTTGTTCAACAAGTTGCGTTGTTAAAAGTGGGTTTGACTCTGTACCTTGAATCTGAAAGCCAAGACATGGAGATGTAACTGAGTATGTTACAATAAACAAAAAATGCGAATACAGAATATACACT
This region of Vitis vinifera cultivar Pinot Noir 40024 chromosome 5, ASM3070453v1 genomic DNA includes:
- the LOC100854837 gene encoding YTH domain-containing protein ECT4 isoform X1, producing the protein MEMYVSENGNAETYLIQGTESNPLLTTQLVEQIQAMYNEGTPEFVVDQNLYYPTATNYGYYCTGFESPGEWDDHHRIFGLDGPDIQYSGAQTDSLPYVYYTPSYGYAQSPYNPYNPYIPGAMIGVDAPFVGTQQYYTMPPYQNPVSSPAYIPIVVQSRPDIIPNSSPDPLLDTGLAAANRPDGRGRKHNLSSASAAFTMPSQRPASNQTHSFTRVSDVPRAIAGSSKQPVTHGSVTSGSFPGPASSHALQGRSTPDSIQAMDNVPHGRVLPHHNQLKLAIPSGNGMSDFGSNAQLRAPMDKFRPKFNYGRAQNDANGSQDGLSEQNRGPRINRSENQLAVKAYTTKAGDTNAQGNIIIYTDQYNKDDFPVDYVDAKFFVIKSYSEDDVHKSIKYNVWSSTPNGNKKLENAYEDAQRIALGKRRGCPIFLFFSVNASGQFCGVAEMIGPVDFHKDMDFWQQDKWSGSFPVKWHIIKDVPNTNFRHIILENNENKPVTNSRDTQEIRFKQGLEMLKIFKNHTTKTSLLDDFMYYENRQRIMQDEKTRLLIKSYESPFFVPPLDPPRKLNFVIDLPPSEEKMTKQTDVRSLEKPVATSTATDQVSLKSDDINRSSMNEKCSTAETKDDTVSTLKIGSLTINPKQVESIPTMAAAPPTPAGTVVGTESVDVVTVGSMPVKVNGFAESPGLFTFGTIPLDPRTLQLEKGVLFGKNGPPR
- the LOC100854837 gene encoding YTH domain-containing protein ECT4 isoform X2; amino-acid sequence: MYNEGTPEFVVDQNLYYPTATNYGYYCTGFESPGEWDDHHRIFGLDGPDIQYSGAQTDSLPYVYYTPSYGYAQSPYNPYNPYIPGAMIGVDAPFVGTQQYYTMPPYQNPVSSPAYIPIVVQSRPDIIPNSSPDPLLDTGLAAANRPDGRGRKHNLSSASAAFTMPSQRPASNQTHSFTRVSDVPRAIAGSSKQPVTHGSVTSGSFPGPASSHALQGRSTPDSIQAMDNVPHGRVLPHHNQLKLAIPSGNGMSDFGSNAQLRAPMDKFRPKFNYGRAQNDANGSQDGLSEQNRGPRINRSENQLAVKAYTTKAGDTNAQGNIIIYTDQYNKDDFPVDYVDAKFFVIKSYSEDDVHKSIKYNVWSSTPNGNKKLENAYEDAQRIALGKRRGCPIFLFFSVNASGQFCGVAEMIGPVDFHKDMDFWQQDKWSGSFPVKWHIIKDVPNTNFRHIILENNENKPVTNSRDTQEIRFKQGLEMLKIFKNHTTKTSLLDDFMYYENRQRIMQDEKTRLLIKSYESPFFVPPLDPPRKLNFVIDLPPSEEKMTKQTDVRSLEKPVATSTATDQVSLKSDDINRSSMNEKCSTAETKDDTVSTLKIGSLTINPKQVESIPTMAAAPPTPAGTVVGTESVDVVTVGSMPVKVNGFAESPGLFTFGTIPLDPRTLQLEKGVLFGKNGPPR